From a single Bryobacter aggregatus MPL3 genomic region:
- a CDS encoding acyl-CoA thioester hydrolase/BAAT C-terminal domain-containing protein, with amino-acid sequence MFNRRDFLLTSIAFPKAPSRKQLLADWIEILGKVEPNAVDRRHFHRKMQARLMEASDAPGYTRQHLELPLEVDFYQPSLLLTPKNIAKGERRPAVIAWTSTSPDWRQPEKNWGAWLASKGFIVLTGWAHIRNYRDGASYKNGVSEKVYERFGRWSGLGRMVWDVRQQAQWLAQQQNIDSKRIGFIGSSLSAKTALYAAAFAPEVAAAVSIDPYVPLYGTTNYHAPWYMDWDRKFDEIRTPEHTVRSLLAGRTGRRHDHDEILALAAPKPLLIIGGNGGADSDKAATTQPLVDQARQSYAKLGKADNLQLRITDSGHVASSPLFDSFWQEFFLQHLARR; translated from the coding sequence ATGTTTAATCGCCGCGACTTTCTCCTCACCTCGATTGCTTTCCCCAAAGCACCGTCTCGCAAGCAACTGCTGGCGGACTGGATTGAGATTCTCGGGAAGGTCGAACCCAATGCGGTGGATCGCCGCCACTTCCATCGGAAGATGCAGGCGCGGCTGATGGAGGCAAGCGATGCACCTGGCTATACCCGCCAGCATCTGGAGTTACCGCTCGAGGTGGATTTCTACCAACCAAGTCTATTGCTGACTCCGAAGAATATCGCGAAAGGCGAGCGCCGTCCTGCGGTCATTGCCTGGACTTCCACCAGCCCGGATTGGCGGCAGCCAGAGAAGAACTGGGGTGCCTGGCTGGCTTCCAAGGGTTTCATCGTTCTCACCGGCTGGGCGCACATTCGCAACTATCGCGATGGCGCCAGTTACAAAAATGGCGTCAGCGAGAAAGTCTATGAGCGCTTTGGCCGCTGGTCGGGGCTTGGGCGCATGGTCTGGGACGTCCGCCAGCAGGCCCAGTGGCTCGCGCAGCAACAGAACATCGATTCAAAGCGTATTGGCTTTATAGGCAGCTCGCTGAGTGCAAAGACTGCACTCTACGCCGCTGCCTTTGCTCCTGAAGTTGCTGCTGCCGTCTCCATCGATCCCTATGTGCCTCTTTACGGCACAACCAATTACCATGCACCCTGGTACATGGATTGGGATCGTAAGTTTGATGAGATCCGCACACCGGAGCACACGGTCCGCAGTCTGCTTGCGGGACGCACCGGCAGGAGGCACGATCACGACGAGATTCTTGCTCTCGCTGCACCGAAACCGCTGCTGATCATTGGTGGCAATGGTGGAGCCGATTCCGACAAAGCCGCAACCACGCAGCCCCTGGTGGATCAGGCGCGCCAGTCCTACGCAAAGCTCGGCAAGGCAGACAACCTACAACTCCGCATCACGGATTCGGGGCATGTCGCCAGCTCGCCACTCTTTGATTCGTTCTGGCAGGAATTCTTCCTGCAACACCTCGCGCGCCGCTAG
- a CDS encoding tyrosine-type recombinase/integrase, with protein MSISASPSERFAHFPPGPLRDAVLAFLEDRSRLSASAHTLRNYAIDLEQLVEFFSPPGAEVPAPAALGVNELREWMAALYDRKLSAISIRRKVSSLRSFFHHCHAHGITTKNPAKYLRLPKAPRKIPKVLEPDAVNYLVDNIGKTELKRPFPVRDRAIFEVLYGSGLRVSELTGLSMEDVDLNERWLRVLGKGSKERMTPLGVTGAQALMAYLEERVPAVGETAVFLNYKGRRMSTRAVHQITKFYAMMLLGDPSVHPHEFRHSFATHLLNAGADLRAIQELLGHSQLSTTQMYTKVAIEDLERVYQQSHPKA; from the coding sequence ATGAGTATCTCAGCGTCTCCGTCTGAGCGCTTCGCGCATTTCCCTCCCGGGCCGCTCCGCGATGCGGTGCTCGCCTTTCTCGAAGACCGCTCGCGCCTATCAGCCAGCGCGCATACCTTGCGCAATTACGCGATCGATCTCGAGCAGCTTGTCGAGTTCTTCTCGCCGCCCGGCGCCGAGGTTCCGGCCCCGGCAGCTCTGGGCGTAAACGAACTCCGCGAATGGATGGCGGCGCTTTATGATCGCAAGCTATCGGCGATTTCAATCCGCCGCAAGGTGAGTTCGCTACGCAGTTTCTTCCACCACTGCCACGCCCACGGCATTACGACCAAGAATCCTGCGAAGTATCTCCGGCTGCCCAAAGCGCCGCGCAAGATCCCAAAGGTGCTCGAGCCGGATGCGGTCAATTATCTGGTCGACAACATCGGAAAGACCGAGTTGAAGCGCCCCTTCCCTGTGCGGGACCGGGCGATCTTCGAAGTGCTCTATGGGAGTGGTCTGCGTGTGAGCGAACTGACCGGACTGAGCATGGAAGACGTTGATCTCAACGAACGTTGGCTGCGGGTGCTGGGCAAGGGCAGCAAGGAGCGGATGACCCCGCTCGGCGTCACTGGCGCGCAGGCCCTGATGGCCTATCTTGAAGAACGTGTGCCTGCAGTTGGCGAAACCGCAGTCTTTCTCAACTACAAAGGCCGGCGGATGAGCACGCGCGCTGTCCACCAGATCACAAAATTTTACGCGATGATGCTACTCGGCGACCCGAGCGTCCACCCGCACGAGTTCCGGCATAGCTTCGCAACCCATCTGCTCAATGCCGGCGCCGACCTGCGGGCCATCCAGGAACTACTCGGCCATTCGCAGCTCTCAACGACGCAGATGTACACAAAGGTTGCCATCGAGGATTTGGAACGCGTCTACCAGCAATCGCACCCGAAGGCCTAG
- the trmFO gene encoding methylenetetrahydrofolate--tRNA-(uracil(54)-C(5))-methyltransferase (FADH(2)-oxidizing) TrmFO: MQKVVVIGAGLAGTEAAWQLARRGVEVTLYEMRPLATTPAHKTADMAELVCSNSLKSESENSAPWLLKQELRRGGSLLLDIAKETRVPAGHALTVDRVEFAREVSKRIEAEPKITVVREEIQRIPSEGTVIIASGPLTSNALAASISELGGSGRLFFYDSISPIVEADSINTDIAFAASRWGKSIDGTDDYLNCPLNQEEYERFVDELLAGESVPFHIEEDNPKTPFFEACLPVEELARRGRETLRFGPMKPTGLDDPRTGRWAYAIVQLRKENCRSDSYNLVGFQNHLRFGEQKRIFRLIPGLENAEFLRYGQIHRNTYVNGPELLNDMLQLKSDPRISFAGQISGVEGYVESIATGFAAAQFVLDPRPMPRESAIGSLCAYISGADPKHYQPANITFDLLPKLDEQTAKRLRKDKKARHAEVCRRALEKFDEYLSVSV; this comes from the coding sequence GTGCAAAAAGTAGTCGTCATCGGGGCGGGTCTCGCCGGTACTGAAGCAGCTTGGCAACTGGCGCGCCGTGGCGTCGAGGTGACGCTTTACGAAATGCGGCCACTCGCGACAACGCCCGCGCACAAGACCGCCGACATGGCCGAGTTGGTTTGCAGCAACTCGCTGAAGAGCGAGAGCGAGAATTCTGCGCCCTGGTTGTTGAAACAGGAACTGCGCCGGGGTGGCAGCCTGCTGCTCGACATCGCCAAGGAAACGCGAGTGCCCGCCGGGCATGCGCTCACCGTCGACCGCGTCGAGTTTGCCCGCGAGGTGTCCAAGCGCATCGAGGCCGAACCGAAGATCACCGTCGTACGCGAGGAGATCCAGAGGATTCCGTCGGAAGGCACGGTCATCATTGCCTCCGGCCCTCTCACCAGTAATGCCCTCGCCGCCTCGATCAGCGAACTGGGCGGTTCGGGACGCCTCTTCTTCTACGACAGCATCAGCCCGATTGTCGAAGCGGACAGCATCAACACCGACATTGCCTTTGCCGCCTCGCGCTGGGGCAAGAGTATCGACGGGACCGACGACTATCTGAATTGCCCACTGAACCAGGAAGAGTACGAGCGATTTGTCGACGAGTTGCTGGCCGGGGAAAGCGTGCCCTTCCACATCGAAGAAGACAACCCGAAGACGCCCTTCTTTGAGGCCTGCCTGCCAGTGGAAGAACTTGCCCGCCGGGGCCGCGAGACGCTGCGCTTTGGTCCGATGAAGCCCACCGGGCTGGACGATCCGCGCACTGGCCGCTGGGCCTATGCGATCGTCCAACTGCGCAAGGAAAACTGTCGCAGCGACAGCTACAACCTGGTCGGCTTCCAAAACCATCTGCGCTTTGGCGAACAGAAGCGCATCTTCCGGCTGATTCCGGGCCTCGAGAATGCAGAGTTCCTGCGCTACGGCCAGATCCACCGCAACACCTATGTGAACGGGCCGGAATTGCTGAACGACATGCTGCAGTTGAAAAGCGACCCGCGCATCTCCTTTGCCGGGCAGATCTCGGGCGTCGAAGGCTATGTCGAAAGCATCGCCACCGGCTTTGCGGCGGCGCAGTTTGTTCTCGATCCACGGCCGATGCCCCGCGAATCTGCCATTGGCAGCCTTTGTGCCTATATTTCCGGCGCCGACCCGAAGCACTACCAACCGGCGAACATCACCTTCGATCTGCTGCCCAAGCTCGACGAGCAGACCGCCAAGCGTCTGCGCAAAGACAAGAAGGCGCGGCATGCCGAGGTATGCCGCCGGGCTCTCGAGAAGTTCGATGAGTATCTCAGCGTCTCCGTCTGA